One genomic segment of Flavobacteriales bacterium includes these proteins:
- the idi gene encoding isopentenyl-diphosphate Delta-isomerase, protein MENVVLVDTDDRPIGLMEKMEAHEKALLHRAFSVFIFDSRGRMLIHRRALSKYHSGGLWTNTCCSHPRDGETAMEAAHRRLQEEMGFDCELEHRFHFIYKAELDQGLTEHELDHVFTGVYEGEIIPEAEEVMDYRYISMGDLDQELADDPMRYTEWFKIALPNVREHLGI, encoded by the coding sequence ATGGAAAACGTAGTACTGGTAGATACGGATGATAGGCCCATCGGACTGATGGAGAAGATGGAGGCTCATGAAAAAGCACTCTTACATCGAGCGTTTTCCGTATTTATCTTCGATAGCCGAGGTCGGATGCTCATTCATCGCAGGGCCTTGAGCAAATACCACTCTGGAGGTCTCTGGACCAATACCTGCTGTAGCCATCCACGTGATGGGGAGACCGCCATGGAGGCAGCTCACCGCAGACTACAGGAAGAGATGGGCTTTGATTGCGAGCTGGAACATCGCTTCCATTTCATCTACAAGGCCGAATTGGATCAAGGTCTCACTGAGCACGAGTTGGATCATGTATTCACCGGTGTCTATGAGGGAGAGATCATACCTGAAGCAGAGGAGGTAATGGACTATCGCTATATCTCCATGGGCGATCTGGATCAAGAACTGGCCGATGATCCAATGCGCTATACGGAGTGGTTCAAGATCGCGCTACCTAATGTGAGAGAACACCTGGGAATCTAG